The Pirellulales bacterium sequence GCAATCTGGCTAGGTGTGTTTCTAGTTCGAAAAATCGTTGGGGTAACGACATTAAGCAGCGGCCGATGAATGTCTGAGCTCAAAGACGCGGAGGCGAGGTAGCATCTCAAACAATGCGATCGAACAAATACCCAAGTAACATTGGAACGACAGATTCCATAGCCCGTCTCACCTCTGTACAGGTGCTATTGGGCTCCATGCTGATCGCTGCGCTGACATATTTCATGTACCGTCCTGCGATATCCGGCGAATTTGTCTTAGACGATGAACAGCTGACGCAGAATAGCCAAATGAAGGCGCCTGACGGTTTATATCAACTTTGGTTTACTACCAAACCAGCCGACTATTGGCCCGTCACCTACAGCAGTTTTTGGCTTGAATGGCGACTATGGAGTGATCACCCGACAGGATACCACGTGGTGAATTTAGTATTGCACGTGATCGATGTGTTGTTGCTTTGGTTGGTCCTGCGGCAATTAGCTATTCCGGGTGCTTTTTTGGCAGCTCTAATCTTTGCTGTCCATCCAGTCAACGTGGAATCGGTGGCCTGGATCGCACAACGGAAGAACCTTTTATCGCTCATGTTTTTGTTGTTGTCGACATTCTGCTATCTGAAATCCGAGGAACGACATGACTTAACAGCGCAGCATGCAGGACAATCCAAAACTGGGCCTTGGTATTTTGCGAGTCTGATGCTGTTTGTACTTGGAATGCTTAGCAAAGGCTCGGTGGTGATTTTGCCATCGATCTTGTTGCTGTTAATTTGGTGGCGGCGAACGCTTGTCACAAGTGATTTTGTTCGAATATCGCCATTTTTTGTCGTCGGTGGATTGTTGGCGCTTTTGAACATATGGTTTCAAAGGCATGGGGCAGACACGGTGGTGCGCGACGTCACAATATTGCAGCGAATATTGGGCGCTGGCGCGGTCGTTTGGTTTTATCTTTCTAAAGCGTTGGCACCGGTCAATTTACTGTTCTTTTACCCGCAGTGGAACATTCAAGTAGCAAGGTTCATTTGGTGGTTGCCATTATTCGCCGTACTGGCTATCACCGCCATTCTGGTGTGGCAGCGTAACAGTTGGCTGGTCAGACCGCTCCTCTTTGCTTGGGTATTTTTCAATATTTCCCTGATGCCAGTGATGGGTTTTACTGACGTCGGCTTCATGCAGTACTCGTTGGTCGCGGATCATTATCAACACATCGC is a genomic window containing:
- a CDS encoding tetratricopeptide repeat protein, giving the protein MRSNKYPSNIGTTDSIARLTSVQVLLGSMLIAALTYFMYRPAISGEFVLDDEQLTQNSQMKAPDGLYQLWFTTKPADYWPVTYSSFWLEWRLWSDHPTGYHVVNLVLHVIDVLLLWLVLRQLAIPGAFLAALIFAVHPVNVESVAWIAQRKNLLSLMFLLLSTFCYLKSEERHDLTAQHAGQSKTGPWYFASLMLFVLGMLSKGSVVILPSILLLLIWWRRTLVTSDFVRISPFFVVGGLLALLNIWFQRHGADTVVRDVTILQRILGAGAVVWFYLSKALAPVNLLFFYPQWNIQVARFIWWLPLFAVLAITAILVWQRNSWLVRPLLFAWVFFNISLMPVMGFTDVGFMQYSLVADHYQHIAIIGVIALIAAGWSCWYKASITIGRYGAEIVAAICVSGLAILSLKQSGEYHDPITLYEATLAQNPQCWFAHDAIGYLLVKDNRSRDATVHFQAALALHPNQPKVYNDLGIAQVESGEPEQGIASFQRALELDPNLSDTEYNWGQALITLRRFAEGVKHLQRAVELMPDNQVEEMLNSGQFQEMVKYLEAARQLDPSDVNAYIALALAYSHAGRVDESLATYQTALEMALAQHQTALAEQIKSSLEALRAQNIPSRAP